The nucleotide sequence TCGTAGACGGCACAGCGGGTCGTCGTCGTGCCGAAATCGAGTCCGATGAAACTTCCCTGCAGGGACGGTGACACGGTCAGAAGGGGAGCGGTCGGCCGTGTTACTTCTTGGGTGGGTCGGCCGCCTCAGTAGAACTCGCGGACGAGGTCCATCGCGTCCTCGGGCGCGCCGTCGGGGATGTCGGACATGTCCGCATCGACGCCGTGGCTCCGCTCGTAGGGCACCGACTCCTCGTCCCGGTAGAGGACGCCCTGGTACTCCTTGCCCGGATCGAGGATGCGCGAGCGGGCGTCGTCGTAGCTCGTCGGATCGTGGTCGGTGTCCGCGAGGTCGACGATGTGATCGCGGAAGTAGTCGTAGGTGTCCACGTCGTTGAACGTCACGCAGGGGGAGAACACGTTGACGAAGCCGAAGCCGTCGTGTTCGACGGCCTGTTTGACGATTTCGGCGTGGCGCTGGGCGTCCGTCGAGAACGACTGCGCGATGAAGGTACCGCTGGCGGCGAGCGCGAGCGCCAGCGGGTTGACCGGCGGTTGCTGGGGCCCCTCGGGCGTGGTCGACGTCTCGAAGTCCTCGCGACTGGTCGGCGAGGCCTGCCCCTTGGTGAGCCCGTAGATGCGGTTGTCCATGACCACGTAGGTCATGTCGATGTTGCGGCGGACGGCGTGGATGAAGTGCCCGGCGCCGATGGAGTAGCCGTCGCCGTCGCCGCCCGCGACCATCACCTCGACGTCGGGGTTGGCGAGTTTGACCCCGGCGCCGACCGGGAGCGCCCGGCCGTGGACGCCGTGGAGGGCGTAGGAACGCATGTACGTCCCGATCTTGCCGGAACAGCCGATGCCGGCGACGACGAACGTCTCGTCGGGGCTGTTGCCGGTTTCGGCGAGCGCTTTCATCATCCCGTTCATCGTCCCGAAGTCGCCGCATCCGGGACACCAGGTCGGCTGTGCGTCGGACTTGAAGTCGGTGAATCGAACGTTGGAACTCATGCGGTGGCCTCCTCGGCTCCTTCGTCGGTCGCTAACACGTCCGCGATCCGCTCGGCGAGTTCGTCCGCCTTGAATCGGACGCCGTCGTACTTGTTGATGCGGGTGACCCGCGTCAGCGTGTCGTGTTCGATCAGGTCCGCGAACTGCCCGGTCGCGTTACACTCGACGACGATGGTCTCCTCGGCGGCGTCGACGGCGTCCGTCAGGTCCGGCCGCGGGAAGACGTAGGGCACCGAGAGATAGCGGGCCTCGATCCCCTCCTCGTCGAGGAAGGACTTGGCCTCGATCAGCGCCCCCTCGTTCGATCCCCACGAGAGCACGAGCGTGTCGGCGTCGGGGTCGCCGAACTCGCGTGGCTCGAACGGTTCGCGCTCCCGGGCCGTCTCGACTTTCCGGGTCCGCTTGTCGACCTGGCGGACGCGCATGTCGGTGTCCTCCGTCCGGCGACCGAGTTCGTCGTGTTCGAGGCCGGTGGACATGTGGACGCCGCCCTCGGTCCCCGGGAAGGCGCGAGGACTGATCCCGTCCTCGGTGAGGGCGTGGGGTTTGAACCGCCCCGACTCGTCTTGCCACTCGCCGACCGTCCCCTCGTCGACGACCTTGCCGCGCTCGATTTCGACGGCGTCCATGTCGAACTCCTCGGGCGGGTAGGTCTGTTCGGTGACCGCAAGCGAGAGGTCGGCGGTCAGGTAGACGGGAAGCTGGTACTTCTCCGCGAGGTTGAACGCCTCGAC is from Haloplanus salinarum and encodes:
- a CDS encoding 2-oxoacid:ferredoxin oxidoreductase subunit beta; protein product: MSSNVRFTDFKSDAQPTWCPGCGDFGTMNGMMKALAETGNSPDETFVVAGIGCSGKIGTYMRSYALHGVHGRALPVGAGVKLANPDVEVMVAGGDGDGYSIGAGHFIHAVRRNIDMTYVVMDNRIYGLTKGQASPTSREDFETSTTPEGPQQPPVNPLALALAASGTFIAQSFSTDAQRHAEIVKQAVEHDGFGFVNVFSPCVTFNDVDTYDYFRDHIVDLADTDHDPTSYDDARSRILDPGKEYQGVLYRDEESVPYERSHGVDADMSDIPDGAPEDAMDLVREFY